A region from the Gemmatimonadota bacterium genome encodes:
- a CDS encoding aldehyde dehydrogenase family protein, with the protein MDADLLSIQEARDLVGRALIAQRAFANATQEVVDRVVTAMARAASQAAEPLARLAVDETGMGVYEHKVVKNRFASDVLLDYVLPMRTVGVLREDPIRRVRELAVPMGVVGAIIPTTNPTSTAIYKAIIAVKSRNAIVMSPHPRAPKCTAEAARILEAAAVSAGAPPGLVNCVTRPSLDGTNALMRHKDVAVLLATGGGDMVRAVYTAGKPAYGVGPGNVPSIIERTARLEKAVADVVDGKTFDAGVLCSSENSVIVDAPVAERVRALFTRERAHFCSPEEKARLERYMIPASGKGINPDVVGQQPQRIAERAGFRIARDAKLMIVELREVGATDPLSREKLCPVLGFYVEEGWERCCERAIALLRYGGVGHSLGIHSQDQQVIDRFFFEKPAFRIVVNTNTAIGAVGYTTGFAPALTLGPGSWGGSITSDNITPMHLLNIKRIGEEIRPYVDPLRAPAADASPGHRGAPAIDDRAVREIVDDFLAGVRARRK; encoded by the coding sequence ATGGACGCCGACCTGCTGAGCATCCAGGAGGCGCGCGACCTGGTCGGCCGCGCGCTCATCGCCCAACGGGCATTCGCCAACGCGACGCAAGAGGTGGTGGACCGCGTGGTCACCGCCATGGCCCGCGCGGCAAGCCAGGCCGCCGAACCGCTCGCGCGCCTCGCCGTGGACGAAACGGGGATGGGCGTCTACGAGCACAAGGTCGTGAAGAATCGCTTTGCGAGCGATGTCCTCCTCGACTACGTGCTGCCGATGCGCACGGTGGGCGTGTTGCGTGAAGACCCCATCCGTCGCGTCCGCGAACTCGCGGTGCCGATGGGGGTTGTCGGCGCCATCATCCCGACGACGAATCCCACGTCGACGGCGATCTACAAGGCGATCATCGCCGTGAAGTCGCGGAACGCGATCGTCATGTCCCCGCATCCCCGCGCGCCGAAGTGCACCGCCGAGGCGGCGCGCATCCTGGAGGCGGCGGCGGTGAGTGCGGGTGCCCCGCCGGGGCTGGTGAACTGTGTCACGCGCCCCTCGCTGGATGGGACAAACGCCCTGATGCGTCACAAGGACGTGGCGGTCCTGCTGGCGACGGGCGGGGGCGACATGGTCCGCGCGGTCTACACTGCGGGCAAGCCGGCGTATGGCGTCGGGCCCGGGAACGTCCCGTCGATCATCGAACGCACGGCGCGGTTGGAGAAGGCGGTCGCCGACGTGGTCGATGGCAAGACCTTCGATGCCGGTGTGCTGTGTTCGTCCGAGAACTCCGTGATCGTCGACGCGCCGGTCGCGGAGCGAGTGCGTGCGTTGTTCACCCGGGAGCGCGCGCACTTCTGCAGTCCGGAGGAGAAGGCGCGGCTCGAACGCTACATGATCCCTGCGTCGGGGAAGGGGATCAATCCCGATGTCGTCGGCCAGCAACCCCAGCGGATTGCCGAACGCGCCGGGTTCCGCATCGCCAGGGACGCGAAACTGATGATCGTTGAGCTGCGCGAGGTCGGGGCGACCGACCCACTCAGCCGCGAGAAGTTGTGCCCGGTCCTCGGCTTCTACGTCGAGGAGGGGTGGGAGCGCTGCTGTGAGCGCGCCATTGCCCTGCTGCGCTACGGTGGCGTTGGCCACTCGCTGGGGATCCACTCCCAGGACCAACAGGTGATCGACCGGTTCTTCTTCGAGAAGCCGGCCTTCCGCATCGTGGTCAACACCAACACCGCCATCGGTGCGGTGGGCTACACCACCGGTTTTGCCCCGGCCCTCACGCTGGGGCCGGGGTCCTGGGGCGGGAGCATCACGTCGGACAACATTACCCCCATGCATCTCCTCAACATCAAGCGGATTGGCGAGGAGATCCGGCCCTACGTGGATCCCCTCCGGGCGCCGGCAGCTGATGCGTCGCCGGGCCACCGCGGGGCGCCGGCGATCGACGACCGCGCCGTGCGCGAGATCGTCGACGACTTCCTGGCCGGCGTGCGGGCGCGACGCAAATGA
- a CDS encoding BMC domain-containing protein: MRSSRCCSPRARRVTADRGTQEALGLVETRGLVGALEAADAGAKAANVRLLGAERADAGLVTVKFLGEVAAVRAAVDAGAAAAQRVGHLVSSHVIPRPHDELGLVIEDDEAPAGTVSREHIDFSQLEQMKVVELRTLARRMAAFPLKGRDVARAGRDELLAAFRGLKG; the protein is encoded by the coding sequence ATGCGGAGCTCGAGATGCTGCTCCCCCAGGGCACGCCGGGTGACGGCTGACCGAGGGACACAAGAAGCCCTCGGATTGGTAGAAACCCGGGGGCTTGTTGGGGCGCTGGAGGCTGCGGATGCCGGTGCCAAGGCGGCGAACGTCCGCCTGCTCGGCGCGGAGCGCGCCGATGCCGGGCTGGTGACGGTCAAGTTCCTCGGCGAGGTAGCCGCCGTGCGGGCCGCCGTCGACGCGGGGGCCGCTGCCGCCCAGCGCGTGGGGCACCTCGTGTCGTCCCATGTCATTCCGCGACCGCACGACGAGCTTGGCCTGGTCATCGAGGACGATGAGGCCCCGGCCGGGACCGTCTCGCGCGAGCACATCGACTTCTCGCAGCTCGAGCAGATGAAGGTCGTGGAGTTGCGGACCCTGGCGCGGCGCATGGCCGCCTTTCCGCTCAAGGGTCGCGACGTGGCGCGCGCCGGTCGTGATGAACTGCTCGCAGCCTTCCGCGGCCTGAAGGGCTGA
- the eutM gene encoding ethanolamine utilization microcompartment protein EutM, with protein MAQSALGLIETKGLVGAIEAADAMVKAANVRLVGKEKVGGGYVTVMVRGDVGAVKAATDAGAAAAERVGELVSVHVIPRPHAELEMLLPQGTPGDG; from the coding sequence ATGGCTCAAAGCGCGCTCGGCCTTATTGAAACCAAGGGACTCGTCGGGGCCATCGAGGCGGCCGACGCGATGGTCAAGGCCGCGAATGTCCGGTTGGTCGGGAAGGAGAAGGTGGGTGGCGGCTACGTGACAGTGATGGTTCGCGGCGACGTCGGGGCGGTGAAGGCCGCCACGGACGCCGGGGCCGCTGCCGCCGAACGTGTTGGTGAGCTGGTCTCGGTGCACGTGATTCCGCGCCCGCATGCGGAGCTCGAGATGCTGCTCCCCCAGGGCACGCCGGGTGACGGCTGA
- a CDS encoding adenylyltransferase/cytidyltransferase family protein produces the protein MEVRDLRGVPREPGTPRDDPDGPFQPERVDPVLSRIRPPAAKVLSEADAVAWRQSAAGPVVFTNGVFDLLHRGHLDVLYAARAEGASLVVGVNADASVRRLKGPSRPVRGEDERAVVVAALEMVDAVVIFGEDTPARLIELLRPDVLVKGGDYTEATVVGAPETRARGGRVVIVPLTAGHSTTSTIEILRASPTP, from the coding sequence ATCGAAGTTCGAGATCTCCGCGGAGTACCACGAGAACCTGGAACTCCCCGGGATGATCCGGACGGTCCGTTTCAACCCGAGCGCGTCGACCCCGTTTTGAGCCGTATCCGTCCTCCAGCAGCCAAGGTGCTCTCCGAGGCGGACGCCGTGGCGTGGCGGCAGTCGGCGGCGGGACCCGTGGTGTTCACAAACGGCGTGTTTGACCTCCTCCATCGGGGGCACCTGGACGTCCTGTATGCGGCACGAGCGGAAGGGGCTTCGCTGGTGGTCGGGGTGAACGCCGATGCGTCGGTGCGGCGACTCAAGGGGCCGAGCCGGCCGGTGCGTGGGGAAGACGAGCGCGCCGTGGTCGTCGCGGCCCTGGAGATGGTGGACGCCGTGGTGATCTTCGGTGAGGACACCCCGGCGCGCCTGATCGAGCTGTTGCGCCCTGACGTGCTGGTGAAGGGCGGAGACTACACGGAAGCGACGGTGGTCGGCGCTCCCGAGACCCGGGCCCGCGGGGGACGGGTGGTCATCGTGCCGCTCACCGCCGGGCATTCCACCACCTCAACCATCGAGATTCTGCGTGCCTCACCCACCCCGTAA
- a CDS encoding LptE family protein: MPRSGFPKVLAICLSLSGCVYSLSSGSGFPSSVKTVAVAPFDNETPSPELTQELLQELRKGLTSRLGLRDAPESRAHARVRGTITKYEVDIPVGFSADPALATSARRKLQLVIDVEIVEEATGRVLYERRGLSGEGEYNERDEAAGRKAAIQRVITEIVEGAQSQW; the protein is encoded by the coding sequence ATGCCTCGATCTGGCTTCCCTAAGGTCCTCGCGATCTGCCTGTCGCTGTCGGGATGCGTGTACTCCCTGTCCAGCGGGTCAGGGTTCCCGTCGAGCGTCAAGACCGTCGCGGTCGCGCCCTTCGACAACGAGACGCCGAGCCCCGAGCTGACCCAGGAGTTGCTGCAGGAGCTCCGCAAGGGCCTCACGTCGCGCCTGGGGCTACGTGACGCCCCGGAGAGCCGCGCGCACGCCCGCGTGCGGGGGACGATCACCAAGTACGAGGTCGACATCCCGGTGGGATTTTCCGCGGACCCGGCGCTTGCGACCTCGGCAAGGCGCAAGCTGCAGTTGGTAATTGATGTCGAGATCGTGGAGGAGGCGACCGGTCGCGTCCTGTACGAGCGTCGTGGCCTGAGCGGCGAAGGGGAGTACAACGAGCGGGACGAGGCGGCGGGTCGAAAGGCCGCGATCCAGCGGGTGATCACTGAAATTGTGGAAGGGGCACAATCCCAATGGTGA
- a CDS encoding formate--tetrahydrofolate ligase, which translates to MSFPSDIEIAQQAKLRPITDVAAELDLTPDDLDLYGKYKAKIPLEITQRPPRGRLVLVTAINPTAAGEGKTTTSVGLAQALRKIGKRTALCIREPSLGPVFGVKGGAAGGGYSQVLPMDDINLHFTGDFHAISSAHALLSAMMDNHLQQGNSLSLDPRRITWPRTIDMNDRALRKAVIGLGGPAEGIVREERWVIIPASEIMAIVALSNSFEDLEQRLARIIVGSTAGANRQPVRAGELKASGAMAMLLKDAIRPNLVQTLEGGPAFVHAGPFGNIAHGCNSILATRAGLALADIVVTEAGFGSDLGAEKFFDIKCRAGGLNPEVSVLVATVRALKMNGGANKKDLAREDLGALERGLPNLQHHIENVKQFGTPVVVAVNRFASDSDAELQMVADCARKAGVRVALNEVFARGGEGGVELAHEVIALLEAGGSKYAPIYDSSRPIREKVETIARKVYGADGADFSPKAERSIDYLESIGLGTTPICMAKTQYSLTDDASKLGRPTGFRMTVNEVYPAAGAGFVVAQCGDIMTMPGLPKEPAAERMAVKPDGSITGLF; encoded by the coding sequence GTGTCGTTTCCCTCGGATATCGAGATTGCGCAGCAAGCGAAGTTGCGCCCCATCACCGACGTCGCCGCCGAGCTTGACCTGACGCCGGACGACCTCGATCTCTACGGCAAGTACAAGGCGAAGATCCCCCTTGAGATCACGCAGCGTCCGCCCCGCGGCCGTCTCGTGCTGGTCACGGCGATCAATCCCACGGCCGCCGGTGAGGGCAAGACGACCACGTCCGTCGGGTTGGCGCAGGCGCTGCGCAAGATTGGCAAGCGCACCGCGCTGTGTATCCGCGAGCCCAGCCTTGGTCCCGTGTTCGGCGTCAAGGGCGGGGCCGCCGGCGGCGGGTACTCGCAGGTCCTGCCGATGGACGACATCAACCTGCACTTCACGGGCGACTTCCACGCGATCTCGTCGGCACACGCGTTGTTGTCCGCGATGATGGATAACCACCTGCAGCAGGGGAACTCCCTGAGCCTGGATCCCCGACGGATCACCTGGCCGCGCACGATCGACATGAACGACCGGGCGCTGCGCAAGGCGGTGATCGGGTTGGGCGGGCCGGCCGAGGGGATCGTGCGCGAGGAGCGCTGGGTGATCATCCCGGCCTCCGAGATCATGGCGATCGTTGCCCTCTCGAATTCATTCGAGGATCTCGAGCAGCGCTTGGCCCGCATCATTGTCGGATCCACCGCCGGCGCCAACCGCCAGCCGGTGCGCGCGGGTGAGCTCAAGGCGTCCGGCGCGATGGCCATGCTGTTGAAGGATGCGATTCGCCCCAACCTCGTCCAGACCCTGGAAGGAGGCCCGGCCTTTGTGCACGCGGGCCCGTTTGGCAACATCGCGCACGGCTGCAACTCGATCCTCGCGACCCGCGCGGGACTCGCACTGGCGGACATCGTGGTGACGGAAGCGGGCTTCGGCTCGGACCTCGGCGCGGAGAAGTTCTTCGACATCAAGTGCCGAGCGGGCGGCCTCAACCCCGAAGTGAGCGTGCTGGTGGCCACGGTGCGCGCCCTGAAGATGAACGGCGGGGCGAACAAGAAGGACCTCGCCCGCGAGGACCTCGGCGCCCTCGAGCGGGGCTTGCCCAACCTGCAGCACCACATCGAGAACGTGAAGCAGTTCGGCACGCCGGTGGTGGTCGCGGTCAACCGGTTCGCATCCGACTCCGATGCCGAGTTGCAGATGGTGGCGGATTGTGCGCGCAAGGCGGGGGTGCGCGTGGCCCTCAACGAGGTCTTCGCCCGCGGTGGCGAGGGCGGTGTTGAGCTGGCGCACGAGGTCATCGCGCTGCTCGAGGCCGGCGGGTCGAAGTACGCGCCGATCTACGACAGCAGCCGCCCGATCCGGGAGAAGGTCGAGACGATTGCCCGCAAGGTGTACGGGGCAGATGGCGCGGACTTCTCGCCGAAGGCCGAACGCTCGATCGACTACCTCGAGTCGATTGGCCTGGGGACAACGCCGATCTGCATGGCGAAGACGCAGTACTCGTTGACGGATGACGCCTCGAAGCTGGGCCGGCCGACGGGCTTCCGCATGACGGTCAACGAGGTCTACCCGGCGGCGGGCGCAGGCTTCGTCGTCGCCCAGTGCGGGGACATCATGACGATGCCCGGGCTGCCCAAGGAGCCGGCCGCCGAGCGGATGGCCGTCAAGCCAGACGGGTCGATTACGGGGTTGTTCTGA
- a CDS encoding UDP-2,3-diacylglucosamine diphosphatase has translation MLPAPCYIISDAHLGVARRDAELALVAFLRAARRDARALVINGDLFDFWFEWRSVIPRHGYRVLAEVAAFSDAGIPVVWVAGNHDCWGGNFLREDAGVDYTLSTWRGEIAGWRSRVDHGDGLRGAADRKYRAVRPIMRNPAAISAFRHLLHPDWASRLALGTSATSRTYSAADNGQGLQDVAFHDLAAEPSLDLLVFGHSHVPTLQRAPSGGVYGNAGTWLGDSTYLRVTEEAIALYRHPQDDPIVVEPKRQRG, from the coding sequence GTGCTCCCGGCCCCGTGCTACATCATCTCTGACGCGCACCTCGGCGTAGCGCGTCGCGACGCGGAACTCGCCCTGGTGGCCTTTTTGCGGGCCGCACGGCGCGATGCACGCGCCCTGGTGATCAACGGGGACCTGTTCGACTTCTGGTTCGAGTGGCGATCGGTCATTCCGCGCCATGGGTACCGCGTGCTCGCGGAGGTGGCCGCCTTTTCCGACGCCGGGATCCCGGTGGTCTGGGTCGCCGGGAACCACGACTGCTGGGGTGGCAACTTTCTCCGGGAGGACGCCGGGGTGGATTACACCCTATCCACCTGGCGCGGGGAGATCGCGGGATGGCGTTCCCGCGTGGACCACGGCGATGGACTCCGCGGCGCGGCCGACCGAAAGTACCGGGCCGTGCGTCCGATCATGCGGAACCCGGCGGCGATTAGCGCCTTTCGTCACCTGCTCCACCCCGACTGGGCGAGCCGACTCGCGTTAGGCACGTCGGCCACGAGCCGCACCTACAGCGCCGCCGACAACGGCCAGGGGCTCCAGGACGTCGCCTTCCATGACCTCGCCGCCGAGCCATCGCTCGACCTGCTCGTGTTCGGCCACTCGCACGTCCCCACCCTCCAGCGCGCGCCCTCGGGTGGAGTGTACGGCAACGCCGGGACATGGCTGGGGGACTCGACCTACCTGCGCGTCACCGAAGAAGCGATCGCGCTCTATCGCCATCCCCAGGACGACCCGATCGTGGTGGAGCCGAAGCGTCAGCGCGGCTGA
- a CDS encoding non-canonical purine NTP pyrophosphatase, translating to MREVVLATRSAGKLRELGPMLRAAGFEPRLLSDVGVEPTAAEDGIEVFDTFEANARAKASYFWARCGGRAVLAEDSGLVVPSLGGAPGVWSKRFSGAAGLVGEALDGANTTELLRRMVGASDRAAHYVSCAVWHDEVGVVMAAGTCRGRILERPVGDGGFGYDPIFWSDDLGCGFGEAVLEAKAGVSHRGRAFGALLERLVRGR from the coding sequence GTGAGGGAGGTGGTGCTGGCGACGCGCAGTGCCGGGAAGCTGCGCGAGCTGGGGCCGATGCTACGGGCGGCGGGGTTCGAGCCGCGGCTGTTAAGCGACGTTGGGGTGGAGCCGACGGCCGCCGAAGACGGCATCGAGGTCTTTGACACTTTCGAGGCGAATGCGCGCGCGAAGGCGTCCTATTTCTGGGCGCGGTGTGGGGGCCGCGCGGTGCTGGCCGAGGACAGTGGGCTCGTGGTGCCATCGTTAGGCGGGGCGCCCGGCGTCTGGTCCAAGCGTTTTAGCGGTGCGGCGGGGCTCGTCGGGGAGGCGCTGGACGGCGCGAACACTACGGAGCTGCTGCGGCGAATGGTGGGGGCGTCAGATCGGGCGGCGCACTACGTGTCCTGTGCTGTCTGGCACGATGAAGTTGGGGTGGTGATGGCGGCGGGGACGTGCCGGGGCCGGATTCTCGAGCGCCCGGTGGGGGACGGCGGGTTCGGATATGACCCGATTTTCTGGTCCGATGACCTCGGGTGCGGATTCGGGGAAGCGGTACTGGAGGCCAAGGCGGGGGTGAGCCATCGGGGGCGAGCGTTTGGGGCGTTGTTGGAGCGGTTGGTGCGAGGTCGTTGA
- a CDS encoding RidA family protein: MPTSIHTDNAPAAIGPYAQAVSAGGFLFTAGQIALDPATMAVVPGDVVPQTERVLANLGAVLAQAGCGWADVVKTTVFLQDMADFPRFNEVYARALGDARPARSTVQVAGLPRGVLVEVEAVAKLP, encoded by the coding sequence GTGCCCACGTCCATTCATACCGATAACGCCCCTGCGGCGATTGGCCCGTACGCGCAGGCCGTCAGCGCCGGTGGTTTCCTCTTCACCGCCGGCCAGATCGCCCTCGACCCGGCGACGATGGCCGTTGTGCCGGGTGACGTCGTTCCCCAGACGGAGCGCGTCCTCGCGAACCTGGGTGCCGTGCTTGCCCAGGCCGGGTGCGGCTGGGCGGACGTGGTGAAGACCACGGTCTTCCTGCAGGACATGGCGGACTTCCCGCGTTTCAACGAGGTCTACGCGCGCGCGTTAGGCGACGCGCGGCCTGCGCGATCCACCGTGCAGGTCGCCGGGTTGCCGCGCGGGGTGCTGGTGGAAGTGGAGGCGGTCGCCAAGCTGCCGTAG
- the selD gene encoding selenide, water dikinase SelD: protein MTNQRAHLFRLTQFARCAGUAAKLGPGDLAKALAPLPVREHPDLLVGRETFDDAGVFRLSPELALVQTVDFFAPIVDDPYAFGQVAAANALSDVYAMGGEPITAMAIVAFPTGKLPLEVLTEIMRGGQDAVTEAGAVLVGGHSITDDEVKFGLSVTGRVHPDRLLTNAGARPGDILILTKPLGTGIISTAVKRDLAVAGAEAAMVASMRKLNRDAAREAVSAGMRCATDITGFGLLGHASHIARASGVTMHLTLAALPKLPGVDEALAQGINTGGADRNAAWLAADVHWGNADAATRALLVDPQTSGGLLVAASPESADGYVSRVPGAVVVGRVAARGEHLIVLE from the coding sequence ATGACTAATCAACGCGCCCACCTCTTTCGCCTGACCCAGTTCGCCCGCTGCGCCGGTTGAGCCGCCAAGCTGGGTCCGGGTGACCTGGCCAAGGCGCTCGCGCCGCTTCCGGTGCGCGAACATCCAGACCTGCTCGTCGGACGCGAAACGTTCGATGACGCCGGGGTCTTCCGGCTGTCCCCCGAGCTCGCGCTCGTGCAGACGGTGGACTTCTTTGCGCCGATTGTGGACGATCCCTATGCCTTCGGGCAGGTCGCGGCGGCGAATGCGCTCTCGGACGTCTACGCTATGGGTGGGGAACCGATCACGGCGATGGCCATCGTGGCCTTTCCGACCGGGAAACTGCCGCTCGAGGTCCTCACCGAGATCATGCGCGGTGGCCAGGACGCGGTGACGGAAGCTGGTGCGGTCCTCGTGGGTGGCCACAGCATCACGGACGACGAGGTCAAGTTCGGCCTCTCCGTCACGGGACGCGTGCATCCGGACCGCCTGCTGACGAATGCCGGGGCGAGGCCGGGGGACATCCTCATCCTCACGAAACCGCTCGGGACGGGGATCATCTCCACCGCCGTGAAGCGCGATCTCGCCGTGGCCGGGGCAGAGGCCGCGATGGTCGCCAGCATGCGGAAGCTGAACCGCGATGCCGCGCGCGAGGCCGTGAGCGCCGGAATGCGCTGCGCCACGGACATCACCGGGTTCGGCCTGCTGGGGCACGCGTCGCATATCGCGCGCGCGAGCGGCGTGACGATGCACCTCACCCTCGCGGCCTTGCCGAAGCTGCCGGGGGTGGACGAGGCGCTGGCCCAGGGGATCAACACAGGTGGCGCCGACCGCAACGCCGCGTGGCTCGCCGCCGATGTGCACTGGGGCAACGCGGACGCGGCGACTCGGGCCCTCCTCGTCGATCCACAGACGTCCGGTGGGCTGTTGGTGGCAGCTTCGCCGGAGAGCGCCGACGGCTATGTTTCGCGCGTTCCAGGTGCGGTGGTGGTTGGACGTGTGGCCGCCCGCGGGGAACACCTGATCGTGCTGGAGTAA
- the rph gene encoding ribonuclease PH → MPHPPRNTRHLHALRPVTVTRGAARSAEGSCLIEFGDTRILCACSVEQGVPGWRKGSGQGWITAEYSMLPRATRTRTPRERSQVGGRTQEIQRLIGRSIRAMLDDFAFGEFTLKVDCDALEADGGTRTAAITGACVAVVDAFDWMVRTGRLAVTPVRRRVAAVSVGVVGGEARLDLDYDEDVVAEVDMNVVMTSEGRFIEVQGTGEHGSFDRGQLDALLGLAEAGIRELLHHQESALA, encoded by the coding sequence GTGCCTCACCCACCCCGTAACACCCGCCACCTCCACGCCCTGCGCCCCGTCACCGTGACGCGCGGGGCGGCGCGATCCGCCGAGGGGTCCTGCTTGATCGAGTTTGGGGATACGCGGATCCTGTGTGCCTGTTCGGTCGAGCAGGGGGTGCCGGGCTGGCGCAAGGGGAGTGGGCAGGGGTGGATCACCGCGGAGTACTCGATGCTCCCGCGGGCCACGCGCACCCGTACGCCGCGCGAGCGTTCCCAGGTGGGGGGGCGGACCCAGGAGATCCAGCGGTTGATCGGCCGGAGCATCCGGGCGATGCTGGACGACTTCGCCTTCGGGGAGTTCACGCTCAAGGTCGACTGCGATGCGCTCGAGGCGGACGGGGGGACGCGGACGGCGGCGATCACCGGGGCCTGCGTCGCCGTGGTTGATGCCTTCGACTGGATGGTGCGCACCGGGCGCCTGGCCGTGACACCGGTGCGTCGTCGCGTGGCGGCCGTGAGCGTCGGTGTGGTGGGAGGGGAGGCGCGACTCGACCTGGACTACGACGAGGATGTGGTCGCCGAGGTGGACATGAATGTCGTGATGACGAGCGAGGGGCGGTTCATTGAGGTGCAGGGGACCGGGGAACATGGCTCGTTTGATCGCGGGCAGCTGGACGCGCTGTTGGGGCTGGCGGAGGCCGGCATCCGCGAGTTGCTGCATCACCAGGAGTCGGCGCTCGCGTGA
- a CDS encoding acyl-CoA thioesterase has product MATTLVRVRYGETDQMRVVYHAAYLSYFEIGRTEFIRDLGLPYAEMERRGVLLAVAEASLRFHAAAKYDDLLRVETVLTRAGSRGVSFRYVITLEPDAKRLVSGHTDLVSLDAQGRPAPMPIDIRTLLAGAVAPDA; this is encoded by the coding sequence ATGGCGACCACCCTGGTCCGTGTGCGGTACGGTGAAACCGACCAGATGCGGGTCGTGTATCACGCGGCGTACCTCTCCTACTTCGAGATTGGCCGCACCGAGTTCATTCGCGACCTGGGGCTGCCGTACGCCGAGATGGAGCGGCGTGGGGTCCTTCTCGCGGTGGCGGAGGCGTCGCTGCGCTTTCACGCGGCGGCGAAGTACGACGATCTGCTTCGCGTGGAGACGGTGCTCACCAGGGCCGGATCGCGCGGGGTGTCCTTTCGGTATGTCATCACGCTCGAGCCGGACGCCAAGCGCCTGGTGTCCGGCCACACCGACCTGGTAAGTCTCGATGCCCAGGGCCGCCCAGCCCCCATGCCGATCGACATCCGGACGCTGCTCGCGGGTGCGGTCGCACCGGATGCGTAG
- a CDS encoding TatD family hydrolase — MTVFVDSHCHLADPAFADDADQVIERARTGGALAMVAIGESLAAAGRAEAIARRYPNLVWWTAGVHPHDAAEFDLSRDVELIREHIARGAVAVGECGLDYHYDHSPRVQQRRAFAEQLAIASDTGRPVVVHTREAVDDTIAMVREAGAQGIRGVLHCFTGPQSLMEAALEAGWHVSFSGVVTFKKWDGDALIRDCPADRFLVETDAPYLAPVPHRGKRNEPAFASLTLAHVASARGLEVSEAGRLCVANAARLFGLAVTAP, encoded by the coding sequence ATGACCGTCTTTGTCGATAGCCACTGCCATCTCGCGGACCCGGCGTTCGCCGACGACGCCGATCAGGTAATTGAGCGGGCGCGAACCGGCGGTGCGTTGGCCATGGTCGCGATCGGGGAGTCCCTGGCCGCGGCCGGGCGGGCGGAAGCGATCGCTCGCCGGTACCCCAACCTCGTCTGGTGGACGGCTGGGGTGCATCCCCATGATGCGGCGGAGTTCGATCTGTCCCGCGACGTGGAGTTGATCCGGGAACACATCGCTCGCGGGGCGGTCGCCGTGGGGGAGTGCGGCCTCGACTACCACTACGATCACTCACCGCGCGTCCAACAGCGCCGGGCGTTCGCCGAGCAGCTCGCGATTGCCTCCGATACCGGTCGTCCCGTGGTCGTGCACACGCGCGAGGCGGTCGACGATACGATCGCCATGGTGCGCGAGGCTGGTGCGCAGGGGATCCGGGGAGTCCTGCACTGTTTTACCGGTCCCCAGTCGCTGATGGAGGCCGCCCTGGAGGCCGGATGGCACGTGTCGTTCAGCGGCGTGGTGACCTTCAAGAAGTGGGACGGTGACGCCCTGATCCGCGACTGCCCCGCTGACCGGTTCCTCGTGGAAACGGATGCGCCCTACCTCGCGCCGGTCCCGCATCGTGGCAAGCGCAACGAGCCCGCGTTCGCCAGCCTGACCCTGGCCCATGTGGCAAGCGCACGGGGGCTCGAAGTGTCAGAGGCCGGACGGCTCTGCGTGGCGAACGCGGCAAGGCTATTTGGGCTGGCGGTGACGGCGCCATAA